The genomic segment ATTTCCATAGATTATTCATTatctagtgtgacagggtcgggccagatggctacaggagagtaatagaaggcaaatatattagccccaggttaagtaggtccctttcccctgggtaaggtaacagggaaggttccagaacaatcaggaaccttctggagacaattaagacagacaggctgattggctgcaggtgttctaatcaagaagctgctagaatcaattaaggcaggctaatcagggcacctgggtttaaaaaggagctcacttcagtttgtggtgcacgtgtaaggagctgggagcaagaggcgctaggagtgagaatgtggactgtgggaggactgaggaatacaagcattatcagacaccaggaggaaggtcctatggtgaggataaagaaggtgttgggaagaggccatggggaagtagcccagggagttgtagctgtcgcacagctgttccaggaggcactctagacagctgcattccacagggccctggagtCGAGGGcgagcccgggttccccccaaacctcccaactcctggtcagacacaggaggagttgacctggactgtgggttcacgaaaacggccaaactgagggctgccgtgaagctccaaggcgaacaaatcctccaataagcgcaagacccaccaaggtagaggagaaactttgtcacactagCTAGCTAGCTAATGTAATTCACAATCAAATAGAAATCTATCATTATCACTAAATGAGGTTGTGGGTTAGGACGAGGAAtggtcctgtctgtctgtctctctagcTAATCACATACTCTGCTTTTGTCTGTCATATATGAAGTGTACACAACCATGCACAAAGATGATATTCTAATACTACTCACAGGCCAACTTCTGAGATCCTTTCTCAGCTTGGGTGTGAGTACATCTACACGGGAAAGCGTATGGAACACCAGATCAGTGCACATGATGGCACTTGTCCACTTACACCAGGGCTAGAACAAAATGACCCCAGACAAGAAGACAAGAAGACCCCAGACACCAGTGTTTATGTCACTTACTTTAAAACAGTCTTTCCACCATAGCAAGAATGACACTGTTTTTACATCCCCACAATAGaacggatgtggacaaattggagagagtccagtggagagcaacgaaaatgattagtgggctggggcacatgatttatgaggagagactgagggaactggggttatttagtctgcagaagagaagagagaggagggatttgatagcagccttcaacgacctgaaggggggttccaaagaggatggagctaggctgttctcagtggtggcagatgacagaacaaggagcagtggtctcaagttacagtgggggaggtctaggtgggatattaggaaacactatttcactaggagggttacctagggaggtggtggaatctccatccttagaggtttttaaggcccggcttgagaaAGCCTTGACTGGGGTGATTTAGTcggcgttggtcctgctttgagcaggggattggactagatgacctcctgaggtctcttccaaccctaatattctatgatgctatacTCATTTaggttaaaataataaaaaagatgcCTAAcatattgtcaaggttccttccccactctgaactctaggatacagatgtggggacctgcatgaaagaccccctaagcttattcttaccaccttaggttaaaaacttcctcatggtacaaactttgccttgtccttgaaacctatgctgccaccaccaagtgagttacacaaagaacagggaaagagcccacttggagatgtcttcccccaaaatatccctccaagccctacaccccctttcctgggaaaggcttgatcaaaatcctcaccaatttgtacaggtgaacacagacccaaacgcttggatcttaagaacaatgaaaaagcaatcaggttcttaaaagaagaattttaatgaaagaaaggGTAAAAGAAtgacctctgtaaaaatcaggatggtaaataccttacagggtaatcagattcaaaacatagagcatccctctaggcaaaaccttaagttacaaaaagacacaaaaccaggaatatacattccattcagcacagctattttaccagccattaaacaaaagaaatctaatgcatttctagctagattacttactaactttttacaggagttctgagctgcattcctgatctcttcctggcaaaagcatcacacagacagacataccctttgtcccgtcccccccctccagctttgaaagtatcttgtctcctcattggtcattttggtcaggtgccagcaaggttatcttagcttcttaaccctttacaggtgaaagggttttgcctctggccaggagggattttatagcactgtggaaagaaaggtggttacccttccctttatatttatgacacatatcattaataatacaataatatCCCAACAATCTACACGTAATCATGTCAGTAGGAACTAAGCCATGCATAATCCTCTTTTGCACTCTTTTGTCATTGTGGGGAGCAAACCTTCAGTTCGCTCAGAAAACCCCATCAAAGAGATGACATATGGATACTCCCAAGAAGGGACAAACATTGAAAATCCCGTCTCACCAAACACTCACCATCTTCTCAGGCCTTTCCACCTCCAAAACctcctaaaacaaacaaacaaaccaaaccaccaATCAACCAGTTAAGCAAAAATAAGCTAAAAAtctgacaaacaaacaaacaaaaaacacaaagaacAAATGCATCGATACCTCCATCTGAGTTTTTATCCCAAAATATAAGAAGAGCCAAAGACCTCACCAGGGACTCTGCTATGGCTACTGATTTTATAGGCAAGGGTTTCAGGTAGTATGGTGATCGGTAGCAGTATATGATATATTCCAATcttatttacattggtgtaaacctATAGAAACTCCTTTTTTTCTTGAGTCATGTTTGTCTGTATCTTTACTAGTGCAAATACCCAATTCCACATAAACAGAGTGCACAGTATTTTCTCATGGAGGCAATAATGTCAtcagattttatttataaagaaatacAGAATGAAATTGCTACCGAAGGAGACATATGGACATTTTGTTCTTAGTGAATAACCTCCAACCTATCTGTTTACTCAGTGCACCTTTGATCTCTTTGTTTCTCATGCTGTAGATGATCGGATTCATCATTGGTGGCAACACAGAATAGAGAACAGCAACCACAAGATTCAGACCTGAGGTTGAGCTGGAGGTGGGTTTcaggtaggcaaaggcagcagtaCTAAAGAACAAGGACACCACGGTGAGGTGAgggaggcaggtggagaaggTTTTATGCCCACTCTGCTTAGAGGGGATTCTCAGCACTGCTTTGAAGATCTGAACATATGACACAATTATGAAAAGGAAGCAGTTTAAGCCTAAGAATGAACTAAAGATGAGAAACCCAACTTCAATGAGGTACAAGTCGGAGCAGGCGAGATTGAGGAGCTGGGGGATTTCACAGAAGAACTGATCCACCACGTTGCCTCCACAGAAGGAGATTTCAAACGTGATCCCAGTGTGCAGTGCAGAGTAGAGAATACCAGTGATCCAGGCACTGGCTGCCTTTTGGACACATGCTGTCCTGTTCATCACTGTCTCATACTGCAGTGGTTGGCAGATGGCGACGTATCGGTCGTACGCCATGATGGTCAGTAAGGCAAAATCTGCTGAAGCAAAGAAGATGAGGAAAAAGACTTGGGCGACACATCCAGAATAAGAAATCAATCTGGTGTTCGTGAGGGAACTGGCCATGGCTCTGGGGATGGTGACAGAGATGGAGCCAAAGTCTAGGATGGACAGATTcatcaggaagaagtacatgggggtgtgaaggtggcGGTCAAGGGCTATGGCTGTGATGATGAGAAGGTTCCCCAGCAGGGATATCAGGTAAAGCAGTAGAAACACCACAAAGTGTAAAATCTGCAGCTCCCGAATGTCAGAGAATCCCAGGAGAAGGAACTCGGTCACGGCAGTTTGGTTGCACATTTTCTTCCGCAGTACACTGTGCGATGTCTGTGGAGGGAATGAGAAAGACAATGGTCAGGATTAGAGCGACAGAGGGAATGGCCCTGATTCCCCTTTCCCTAATATCTTATTCTATGAATGTCAAAGGTGCACAGAACTCATCATTTACAATGAGCAGGTGTTGTTAGTGCTCCTCGCCTCTGACAATCAAGGAGTCACATTACCACACTAGTGTAAATTAGGTCAgctcctttaaagtcaatggagcttcgTCACTTTATCtcatctgaggatttggcccaaggtGTGGCTTGATAAAATGCAATATGAAGGATGGAACCAAGCACACTCCAAACCCAACAATTCTCACAACTTGGATATGAAACTGATAAACTAAAATTCTAACACAGCCTGATTCTCACTTTGCAGGGCAATATGATGTTGACTCACCCAGCATCGTAAACAGCAGCTCATCTGTCATTTTTTCACCCCAAACTCTGTGCATAGaggctggttggaaattttcagctGTGTTCCTTTTAATGGAGATTGGTTTTTAAGCTAAATAACAACACATCTCAGAATCTGTCTGCTTTTCTCAAACATTTTGGgattgttttgtaaaaaaaaatgaaaacttaaaaaaacaaactatattggttttggaataaaaaaaatcagttttcagcagAAAGGTTTCATTTGCcagaaactggggggggggggggggggggggaggcggcggAGGTGAAATGCATTTAGGGTGTTCAGTGAAAAGTAAAAATTTTCCTGATGGGAGGAAAAATTCCAGTCAGCAGTAGGTATTTGATTAAACTGATGGTAAAAGTCTTAACCAGTTCGTATTGTAATTCATATTTATCATCTTAATTCTTCCCTGTATGTTGACCCCCTAACACATTTAATTGACAAAGCAAACTTCCTGGACTAgtctttgtggatttttttcccaacAGAAGACACATTCAGTCATCCAGCACTAGGAGTTTTTGGTCACTATCTATCTATATAGCAGAATCTAGAAGCTAAGGGCACAGGTATCTGAGAATCCTTTCAGCCTCATTCTGCAATTGAACTAGACTCAAACCGATTGCTCTCTGCAGATGAGCTGTGAGTAGCTGGCTTTGGGCTGCACTGACATTAAAGGACTGGTGCTGCGGGAAGGTGATTTATCCATATCTATTTCCTGAGGGCTAGCAGGACTCACGCCCTGGAGCCCTGCACAGCTCAGAAGCAGAGATTCAGAGGCAAGGGCACAGAAACAAAGGTGATAACGCCAAAAGGGCCATTCAGACCCTCTAGTCTGACCCCAGCATAACACAGGGCGTACAATCGCCACCGGGGTTCCCTGATTCCAGCCAAGCTTCTGTGTTATCTGTGGGCCAGGATTAAAAGATAGCACCTAACCTGCTCAGATGCTATTGTAAATCCCCAAAGGCGCGTTTCTCCTTCTTTAGGTGCTTAAACCCTTTGTAATCCTGGTCCTGTGTCTATCTTGTCAACTTCCAAGGAAATCCTGGAAATATGGGTTCTAGTCCCATTTACCTCCTGTATGTCCTTTGGCAACATTGAGACTGGCTTTAACTGGTGGTTCAACTCTGAGTCTAAAGGTGCTAGTGTGCATAACATATCAACCGTGGCTATCAGCTCTGCTGCTTATTCAATTTTGACCTTCCAGTAATTATCCCTTTGACACAGAAACAAACCCAGTTTCAagagaaaaaatggttttgaaattaTGGTATTATTGAACAGTATTAGTGTTCCCCTCCCTTGTTTAAAGCTCCATTCCAAATTAGAGATGTTtggaaatttacattttttttgtagAAGTAGGAAAATGAGTTTTTTGTAGGAAAACAAGTTTTTGaactaaacaaaaatgttcaggGAAAGTATCTCCTATACTCagatatttggttttgtttttttgaaatcTGCAAATCCCAATATTCTTTGGTTTGCAATGTGCAATTTCCAGTTTAGAGTAGTTTTTAGCTGAAAAGAAATTAGTTGTTGGTTGCTAAACCCTGCAAACATTTCTGATTTCTGATGCAAAGTCATTGTCCACCTTCTTTTTCTCTGACTGGATCTAGATGTCTGACTAGACTGAGAGTTAATTCCTTAAAGAGTTCAAATTGTAACTTATATTTAGGTTCTTACATTCTGCTGAAAAGAAATCTGACAGGCTCTAGCTGTTTGATAATAAAAGTCTTTAAAAGTTCCAATTACAATTCATATCTCTATGATTAAATTTGTCTGTATATTAATACCTTCACATGTAGAATTGAAAGCAAAAATGTAGACTGTTGGTCTTTGTGGATTTTTTCCCAACGTGCGATGCTTTTGATCCTGCAGCAAAAGGATTCTTTGGTCATCTCTCTCTCATGCCCCCATCACTGTATTATCCAGCAGCAGTTTCCATGTCCCTTCGCTGGATTTCCTGAGTCTCTCTGCAGTTCCTAGTAGACAGGGATCCACTCCACAGAGgggtgctccctgctcccctccttggACAGGCTTGGCTGGGAGACGAAGGACTAAATGGGATCAGAGACTGAAAACTCCTCCCAGCTCTAGAGCTGATCCTGTCTTATGCAGGGTTCAGATATTGTCACAGCCCAGGATGTCCCTACTCTGGGGCTAAATAGTTGAATCCGGTCTCCAAGGCTTTACGCCCAGCTCTGATCTCACCTCTGGAGCAAACCACCCTGACAACCTGCCCAACTCTAACCCCACAGAGGGAGAACAGGACCTGCCCTTTATCTCACTTGATGGCAGCATCCCTGGAAGGACCCTTGGCTAAAAACAAGGCAGGGCAGAGGCCCAAAGCA from the Chelonia mydas isolate rCheMyd1 chromosome 14, rCheMyd1.pri.v2, whole genome shotgun sequence genome contains:
- the LOC119567719 gene encoding olfactory receptor 14A16-like; translation: MCNQTAVTEFLLLGFSDIRELQILHFVVFLLLYLISLLGNLLIITAIALDRHLHTPMYFFLMNLSILDFGSISVTIPRAMASSLTNTRLISYSGCVAQVFFLIFFASADFALLTIMAYDRYVAICQPLQYETVMNRTACVQKAASAWITGILYSALHTGITFEISFCGGNVVDQFFCEIPQLLNLACSDLYLIEVGFLIFSSFLGLNCFLFIIVSYVQIFKAVLRIPSKQSGHKTFSTCLPHLTVVSLFFSTAAFAYLKPTSSSTSGLNLVVAVLYSVLPPMMNPIIYSMRNKEIKGALSKQIGWRLFTKNKMSICLLR